GTCTAATTCGGAAACCCATAACTCTTACTTGTTTGAAAGAGATCTTGTCAGGAATTATTTCGGAAAATGAAAAATACTTGAAGCAATCGCTAGCTACGCTACACTAGTGCTTTGCTACCACTTCGACAAACTGtaattttcttttcaaagcACTCTAGTCAATAGGATCGCAGAAAGTATCAAGAATATAACAGTCCGATAATCagcaagaaagcgaagatTGATACGAAAGTACTTCAGCGTCGGTCTTTCCAATCCAAGTTTGCGGTTAGCCCAGTTGGATAACCGGATTGTGCCATCAACAAGTAGATCGAGTTCGTGCGACATCACCCGAGAACACATCGTGTCTCCAATATATTCTACGTCGTCTGGTCGAAGCTTGAGCAGTCCAGTCATCAATTGCTTGTAACCTTGTTCTGACAATAATCCATCGCCTGTGCGGTCCACGAATTGCTTTTTCGGGAAAGAATTTCCCCCGTCGGTCTTTTTGTGCTTACAATTAGTCTCCAGCGTCAAaatttctttgttttgtgGCCAATGAACGATCAATGTACCTCGTTCAATTAGCCATTTAAAAGACTTCTCTTCACCGGACATTGCGCCGCCACCAAACATACCTTCGATGTACGCGGTAATTCGATCTGTAAAATCTAACTCACGAACTTTTTTCGTGTGCTGCAtttgaatttcttccaagagAGCAATCATGTCATTCTGACAAGACGATAGCGTCATACTTCCGCTAGGTGGGGCGTACGGCTCCAAGTGTTGAGCCTCCTGCTGTACCAAATAGGAATATTCAGAGGTGCCTTTCAAATGACGAGATATGACATCAACAACCTCGGCCGTAAACACGCGAAAGACCCGTTTGACTAGCTGAATCGAGTGATCAAAGTTGCGTTCCGAAAAGTCCAGTTCGCGAGCGCGACAGAGAAAAATAGCCAATGGAACGGTGTACAAATGAAGATTTGCGGCAATGTATGGTTCCCAAAACGGTTCGTATCGACTGGACTGGTTGTGCTTTGGGATAGTTATGGTGCGGGGCGATGCCACAACGCCAACCGAGCCCATGATACGGTGGCTTGTACTCGTTTGCGTGAACTCCCGTGTTTTACCTAACAAAGCGATTGAGAAACAAATTTTAGAAACAAATAAAAACAGTAATTGCATCATAGAAAGTAAGAGATGACAGGCTCACTTTCGTTGACGTTCCACGGCTCCAACCAAATGAGCCACGCATTTATTGCGGCAAAGAATGGCGACTCGATTGAGTGCATCGATGCATAACGGAAGGTGGCTCGAAGGTGATTGTAAAACGGTTGCTTGAAAACGGTAGTGGCTGTGCTCAAACACCATTTGCGTTGTGAAGATGACGCTTGTCGACGAACCACTTCTGGCAAACTTGGATCCAACATGAGGTGGACCACAACGTTACGCAGGCAACGCTGTGTCAGCGATGATGAGGACGTATAAGTTCCTTGGGCCAAATCGTACGAATCGTGCAGATTGTACTTGGCCAATTCTACGATGCCAGCCAGCTTTCGGCGTTCCTTCAACTTCTGTATAAGCTGTACTGTCGTCATAAGTCGAATGTCTGCTTCCAACCACATCAAAATAACAACACGCAGGAAAAGTTCCGACTCGTGCATCGAGCTTCCGAAATCTAAATGGCGATCACCTTCACGCTCGTAAGGTAGAAAATATTTTACATACCGACGGAAAAGATTGTTGTACACGGTCTCCCCGTATGTTTCACGATTCTGTCTAGCGTGGATCAAAGATCGAGCAGCAGAATTGTTTGCTCCACCGGGGGTTGGAGCGTTCAACTTCGGGATAGATGGAAAGAGAGGGTACCGAACAAAGACAAACAAGAAATACTCCAGCATGCCAAGTAAAACATTGGGAGGCGTtgcttcttccgcttctGTCGTTTCTCCAATGCTCTTTCCAAGCGAAGCAGTGTCTGGTGAAAATTGATACGGTGACGAGGGAGTCGAGAAGGCTCGAGGACTGGTCGTCGACATCGGGCCATGGCGCCCGAGAGGACTCAGTTGTAGAGGCCCACGAACCGAAGAATTTGGACCTGTTAACACAGCTTTTTTTAGTTCTTGGCGTTGCTTGTAGTGCCATAATTCTCTTTGCTCGTTTGGCGGTTTTTGAAGCAGCTCTTTCAGGAGACGAGCGTCATTTCTGCTACACGCAGCAGGAGTAAACGGGCGAGACTGTACCGATCCCATAAAAATATTTAAGGCTTGAGGCTGCTGGTCCAGCATAGCCATCCAGGCATCTTGAGTCGCCTTAGGAAGAGCGTGTAGTGGGAAAGAGAAACCAATGTCTGGGCGATTCCTTGATTCTTTGGAAATGGCTTCGATTAACGTCATTGGAAGCGGAGAAGCATCTTTGACGCTCGAATCCGGCTTTGGAGCCGTGCCGAGTAGTTTGACAACGGGATCGGTTTCGATACTCGAGGTCCCCTTCCGTGAAAGGGTAGCAGCGCTCGCTAGGGATGCAACCCCCCGATGGTGGCTACTTCCCGACGCTGGTGAGCGACCGCTCCCATTAGTGTTGGTAGACTGGCTCCAAGCGTTTTGAACGGAAAGCCAACCACCTTCCTTGTGCCGATATCCCTCCTTTTCTGTACCTATGGGTCCGAAAATTCGGTCGCAAAGCGGCCCATAAAGGCGAAAGAAGCGCCCTTCGGCAGCGGCACCTCCTGCCGGAAGCTCGTTTTGGAGAAAGGAGAGCATGGCGAGAGCTGTCTCGGCAGGCCGCTGCTTATCATTTCGGAGAGCTTCTTCCAACATTCTGCTTGTGGTGAATTCCTCTTAAAATACAGACGGaacaaacaaagaaaatccGTCACAATGGTTCCTGCCCACTTCGTAATTTATGCTATTGCAGACTAGACGATATCCGAATGCCTGTAAGCCTTCGCTTATTGTGCTTCATACCTGGTAGTGGACAGCTCTCTCTGATGAGGGGTCTCGATGATCGAAAAGCGAGTCCGGAGTACGGAGCCGTCATTTTCTTAGATAGGTGTATGTACTCTTGTTTTCGTTACAGCAATACGGTATATTTTTGCGCACCACTCCATAGACAATTGCATGGTTCCACACTCTCCTAGTAGAGTGGTAGGTATGTCACTCGCACGAACAAAAAAAGGCCACCAAAACCATGTAGCAAGTAGGAAGACACATTGTCcttgaaagagaaaaaaagCCACAATTTGCATTTACAGATAGATAGATCATTATGGATTTGGATGGACCCAAGCAGAACGCGAACCCAACCGTGTTGGCAGTTGAAAAGAATTCTTCTCGATTGAAACGGCAGGCACTGTCGTATCCTGAATTAGCGGCTTGGAGTACCGACAATATGCTTGAAGAAAATGGCTGGGAAATACTACCGTCCCAGAATAGCCCTGCTCGAACAAAACACCGAACACCAACAGATCGGGCTATTCTACAGGCTCTTACGGAAGCGTCGATTGCGACGAAAGGAAAGGGTGTTGCGCTTTTACGGAATTTGGGTTTGAACATTCCCACCACCGATACATTGATGCAACCAATCTTTACAGACACATTTGTGGATCCACCACGCTTTGTTCCACTCACGACAAGACACCGTTCGAAAATAAGGAACACCAATACCAGTGATGAATCTAAATCGAAAAGGACAGAAAAACGCCGTGATATGGTGGATGCCGACGAAGTTTTTGAAATCATTCGCAACATTCAAGACCCGGAGCATCCGTTGACTTTAGAGCAGCTAGGTGTTGTTAGCAAACGTCAAATTGACGTACACGATATTATGGATGATCGACTGGACCAACGAATAGCGTCGTACAGTACTCTAGACGTCCGCTTTACTCCAACCATCCCGCACTGTTCGATGGCGACACATATTGGTCTCTGCCTACGAGTGAAACTCGATCGGTCGCTGCCGCCACGTTTCAAAGTCAAGGTCCGTATCGAGCCTGGCTCGCACAGTAGCGAAACTGCTATTAACAAGCAGCTAGCTGACAAAGAGCGAGTTTGTGCGGCTCTGGAAAACAAGCATCTTTTGGGTATTGTCAATCGGTGTATTATCGACGGAATGACTAGGAACATGACTTGAGTTTGGACACTTTCATTTCAAAAATGTTTCCTCCACTGTACATGAGTCGGGGGACCTACATCACTTACATAAAAAATAGCACACATACAATACATAttatcacagtcaagataACGTTCAGTAGGGACAACAACTTGATTCCTATTCACGCAATGTGGTCAATAGCAGCACCTATTGGAGGGCGCCTTTCGCCTTCAGCTCCTTCATAAGGTTCCTTTGATTTGCGATGGTGGTCATCGTATTTGCGGCTATTGTTCCACTTGCAGCCACACCGGGCAAACCGATCCCCGGAAAGGTAGAATCGCCACAAGCAAGGAGACCTTTGATTTTAGTCGTTGCCCCTGCCAATTCCCAAACGTCTTTACCCGGGCCAGGTGCGGGCCCATACGTACCCCGATACCTCTGGTTGTATCGTCTGTGTGTCAAGGGAGTGCCTACTAAGATAATGCTGCCTTTTTGCTTCGCACGCAGGCGAACGTCAGGAATCACTCTCTCGACCGCCCTCCACAGTACATCCGCTTTTTCGTCCTTTAGTTCGTTGTAGCCATCAACTTTAGTGTAGGCAAGAGACTTAACGGAATTGGGGCTGTGACCGACTTTTCCAGTTTCTTTTCCGCTGTCGAGATACGGTGTCCACTGGTCGAAACCATCGCAAGCTGCTGTGTAAGCGTGGACAACGTGGTAACCTTCTGGAGCCAAGCTTGGATCAAACACGGTCGGAATGGATATAATTACCATGTTTTGCTCGGCTGTCACATCATCTTGCATGTTTAAGACAGAATGGTGGCATTCTAAATGTTCGGGAAGACCAGCCTTCGGAATACCAAGATGAAGATGCATGAATGATCCCGTCATGGACATGTCATCTGCTTGTTTCTGGATTGCTTTGACGATAGAACGTCTGGCATCGTTTACTTCACCAGGCACAGAATCTTCCAATATGCGAGCCATGTTCCAAATTGGCGCATTGGAAACAACTCCTTTTCGAGCATTTACTACTGTGCCATCCGTCAATACCACACCTTTGCATTCGACGCGACCATTGTTGTCTTCCAATATCATTCGTTCCACGCGACTGTTCAATCGAAGCTCGCCTCCGTTTGTTTTGATCCCCGAAACCAAAGCTTGAACAAGAGAATCCATTCCTCCCATGGGGTAGTCCAGTACGGCATCCTTTTTGTGTAGATCCATCATCATGTAGGCCACCGCGGCCGCCTGCGTGTGCGAGGCGTCGACTCCCGAAAGTGCAAACGCCAAATAATCGAACCATTTGCGTACGAATGGGTCCTTCAGTCCATGCAAGTCCATaactttggaaaaaggaCCCGTCAACAAGGCTCCTTTACTACCGATGCTCAAAAGCTTGAACATGTAATTCGCTAGACTTGCCAAAGCCGTAATCCCTCCTCGTAGAGCGAATGGTGGAATATATGCACTCGCTTCGGCAAGGCCCCCTTCCTCCAACACCTTTCTCTTGAACTCTATGAATTCTCTTTTCGCATTGATTCCTGCCTTTTTCTCGAGCGCGTCTTCAAATGCGCCACTATCGCCTGTAGTCACTTTGAAAACTTTGTCGTCGGACGTATCGTGCACCAGCCATCCATCGTATGTTTTCCATTGAACCTCCTCCGCTGTGCCGACGGCATCCAGAACTTGCCTCAACGGATTGGTACCTTTTTCCGAGAGTCCCGAAACCAGCGACGGTCCAGAGTCAAAGCGAAAGGGTGTTGTTTTCGATGCCGCACTGTATCTTTCGAATGAATGGGCACAACCGCCGGCAGTATCGTGAGCTTCCAAACACAGGGTGTCCATCCCATACTTGGAAGAGAGTGCGGCACAGGAAAGACCACCTACGCCGGCCCCAATCACTACCACATCTACAGTCTCTTCGCGATAGATCGATCCTGTTGGAGCATCAGCAATGGCAGCAGCAGGAGCTGTGGAGCTACCCCTCGCTACATCGGAGGGCTGTACCGAAAGAAAGTTTGCTGAGAAATAATGTCTCGATCTATAGCCTGACTGAACACAAAATGAAGATGTCTCCTTGTTCGCTAAGACTAGCAGCAGGAATGCCAGAAAACGCCCCGTGAGGCGGTCTTTCGATATGTTTGCCATGGTCGTTGTGCGCATGCTGTTGCAACAGTGCTCTCACGGGGCAGGGCCAACTTCGCTGGCAGGCAGCAAGGCCAGGAAACGATAGAAAAGTGATGTGCCCAAACAAGGCTTTCGCTTGTGACACGTCACTTGTCGGAGATCTTTCCTTATGTAACGAATACAAACGGCATTCATAACTATGTCAGTCGAGCAAGCACGGTCGGTCCCCGAGCAAGACGTCACGAGTCAATCCATTCTATCAATATCCTACAGTCCCTGGGCGATGGAAATCTTTTTTGGGTCGAGATCGTATTCTTTCCAACCCACTTTCCTCCCGACCATCACCGTCTCTCTAGAAGCTTTCTACAAAACAACTCACTATCAAGCACAGATTCTTACCTATCACAAATTTCTTTACTTCCGAGACGACGTCTCGATCCCTTTGAATTCCACCAGAGTCTCCGTTGATGAGAGTACTGACGAGACTTCACAACATCTTGCTGTTGACTGGAAGCGCTCATCCCCTTCGGCCGTCGTCGTACTTCGCTAGACCGGATTCCTTCTCATCCAAGACGACAACGGAATCGCGTTGTAATTCTGCGGCATCTGGCAAACGGACGATCATGTCAGCATCTACCAATTCCTGGGTCGCTAATGATCCGGAGCAAATTGCGGAAGCCAAAAAACTCGAAATATGGCCGTTGGATGAACACAATGCGGCTTTGCTGAACGAGGTTCACCCACGTGGCTACGTACAATCGTCTGAAATACCTCACGAAGTCTATGACTTGATTGCTATTGGAGCAGGCGCGGGGGGACTCGTGTCCGCTAAACAGGTATGTACAGTCCACGTGCTTCTACGCTTATTTTCAATAGTCTCCCTCACCCCCACAGTTTCTGTACAAACAAGTCCGCTCGAAGAGGGGCCAAGAGCGCCTTGATTTCAGAAAAACTAGCTGGTGGTGATTGCCTCAACGTGGGATGCGTGCCTTCGAAGGCGCTGATACGAGCCGCCAGGGCCGTTGCCGAAGTGAGACGCTCCGCTGACTTCGGTGTCATTCTCAGCGAAGAGTCCGGGTGGACTTTGCTAAGATTATGGAACACTTACGAACGGCGCGGACCAAGATCTCTCCCGCGGATGGACACGCGGGAACTACTGGTACGGGTGCACATGTTTTTCAGGGCCGTGGACGTTTCACCGGTCCTGATACCATTCAAGTCGGCGAGACCGTTTTGAAGTTCAAAAAGGCAGTTGTTGCAACGGGAGGTCGTCCAGCAATTCCTGGTATTCCGGGGCTGAAGGAGTCACCCCATACGACCAACGAAATTCTGTTCAATCTCCAAGTTCTGCCACCTAGGATGGTGATTTTAGGTGCCGGGGTGGTGGCGCTGGAAATGGCTCAGTGCTTTGCCACCTTTGGTTCCAAAGTCACTGTACTACAGCGATCGGAGCCTTTATTTGCTTCAAAGCAAGGTGATGCTGAAGCGGCACACATATTACAACAAGAGTTGGAAAAATCTGGCGTGCACTTTCTGACCGGATCCATCACACGAGTCGAAACGTTGCGTGATAAAACGGATGATCCTCTGGAGTTGCCTTTGCTCAAAGTAACGGTCAATACTGATGCAGACCCGGTCGATCTGGAATGCGAATGTCTGCTGGTGGCGGCCGGCAGAGTAGCTAATGTGGAAGACGTGGGTCTCGAGGAAGCGGGTGTCGAATATGAACTAGGTAAAGGCATCAAAGTCAACGACTTGACCCAGTCTGTGAGCAATCCAAACGTATACGCTGTTGGTGATTGCGTCGCAGGAGTACCACAGCTTACACACATGAGTGGAGAAATGGCCAAGATGGTGGTGCAGAATTCTCTCTTTGAAGATGATTGGAAATTGAGCAGTTTGGTGGTTCCTGCCGTCATGTACACCGAACCCGAGTACGCTACAGTGGGACTTTATTCCGAGGCCAACGCCGACAAGCAGGAAATAGAGGTCGACACTTACCGCGCTGGCTTGGAGCATAACGATCGTGCTATTTTGGAAGGATCAAACGTTGGTTTCTGCAAAATCTTTTGTCGGAAAGGAACGGATGAAATAGTTGGCGCTACGATCGTAGCGGAACGCGCCGGTGAAATGATCAACGAAATCAGTCTCGCCATCAAAAATGGACTTGGTCTGCGAGCGATCGGACGAAACATTCATTCATACCCTACAACTGGCGAAGCCGTGATGGGATGTGGCATCCAATATATCAACTCTCACTGGAAAACGTTGGACTGACGGTAACTGTTCGTTGACGGATTCATGAGGCGCTAGTCTAGACAAGGATCGCGCCTTTACCGCTCATCTAGCACGAGTCCAATTTCCATGATTGCAAGATAGTGGCCCAATATGTACTTGTATATAGTACCTCGTTTCACCTACTTGTCTGACAGGAACAATAGTCTGGGGGAACggtatcacagtcaagtagGTAGTTTTCGGCCTTGCCACGATAGAGTGAGTGAACCGCAAGCTCGATtgtgattcacagtcacacaaTTTAGTTCACGCGTATCTTTGCAAGTTCCGTGTTCGCTGTCCATTGGTGAGTGTCCAAAACGGCCGATAGAATAGCATCTTTCGGTGAGTCCATGGCACCCGACCAAACATCAAAGCGAAGTCTTTGAGAACCCCGTCCATGACGCTTTATCAAGTTTCTGTTTGAGCTGGACGAAAAAATAGTCGCATCAATGGTTGcttcattgttgttgtctgGACGCTTTTCGACCACCTGTcggcttactgttagactCGGTACCACGATCTCGCGCCGACTCGGATCTTCCGCTGGCCGAATACGGGTTGCCGTCGTTGGTAGTGGGCGAATGGGACAGATTCGTGCCTCACTATTGTGTGCCAACCCTCGTTTCGACTTGGCGGGAATCGTGGACACCAACGGTGATTGTGCCCGCCGACTAGGAGAGAAACATGGGGTACGCTGTCGAACGTCTCATCCACAGTGATCGACGGCGTTTGGGCGTTTACGGTTAACATGCTCTCAATTCGTTCATTCCACTGTCTACAGGTAAATTTTTACGACAGCCTGGAGGCAGCCACGGCTGAGAATGACTTGGACGGCTTGGTAATTTCGACGCCTACCTTTACCCACGAAAGCGTAATCCGACATGCGGGTGTTCACCAAACTTCGGTCTTTACCGAAAAGCCCGTCGACGAGACGGCTGACAAAATCGAAGCTCTGTTTGAGTACGCACACGGAGCGGGGATAGATCTGTGCTGCGGTTTCCAACGACGTTTCGATCCGTCGTACGTTGCAGCCACAGCGGCCGTACAAGAGGGCCAAGTGGGTACTCCCATCATGGCCAGTCTCTTCTTTGCCGACCACCCCTCACCTCCGAAAGACTTTCTGCTCAACGGTGGCAACATTTTCATGGATTTGGCGGCGCACGACGTGGATTACATTACACACACCTTACAGGATGAAGTGGTCTCGGTGTACGCCTCCGGTACCTCCTCCGACAAAGACTTGACGGCCGCCGATGTGCAGGACAACGCCACTATGATGATGAATTTTCAACAAGGTACGTTTGAAAGGTGATAGGAAGCATCTGCATTACGGTGCTTACTATGGACTATTGTGTTCCAACGGTACACTTTTGAATGTCACGTAGGGGCCGTGGTGACGTTGTTCATGAGTCGTTCCGCCACTTACGGCTACGACCAACGCTGCGAAATTTTCGGGCCCCGCGGTCTCGTGTCCGTCGGCAACATTCATGCCAACACGGCGGTTATTTCCAATGCCAACGGCATTCGCCATTCCCGTTGGCAGTATTCGTTTCCGGAACGCTTTGCCGCGGCGTTTGCCTTGGAAATGGATGCCTGGGCAGAtgtcttggaaaaggggTGGACGTGGCCCGTGACGGCGGCGCAGTGTGTACGGGTCCAGCGAATCGTGGACGCGGCACGGCTTTCGGCCGCACAAGGCAGTGTGGTGACGGTGGAAGCCTACAACGAATCGCGTCTCGACTAGAATAGATACAATATATGGATGTGGTTTGTCCCTAGAATGAGATGCCACTGTAGGCTAGTGCCAAGAAGAAGAGCTCCGGACGTCGCGTATATACATTTGTAGTAGATTGGCACTGTGTAGTAAATTGGCGTGTGCATACTAGTAGATATGTTcatgtgtgtgtgtgtgtgtgtgcgtgtcTACCAGTCAACGGGTAGGTAGGTCCGTCTACTCGATACTGGTTGTTGTCACCAAAAGAGGAACAGTGTGTACTGACCAACGTGGGCGAGGTTAGCCCGGGACGTTGTCCACGGGGTAGTTCCTCCGTACGGGAGACTGTCCCGTACATTTTGGCGCGCCACTGAGCTGCTACCCGACCGGCGCGCTACTCCACCAATCCCATGACGCATTCTCAACACGACATAGAGTATACGGACGTCCGGGCGCGCCAGGATCCGAAACTCCCGCCACCAGGCGCGTAGCGTCGTCCATGCGGGTGAGGCGCGACGAGACGAGCGCTCACTCCCGTTGCCATTTACTTCTCGAGAACGGCTGCGGAGGGTCGATCGATAGCACCATGGGGAACGTCCGTCGCTCCAATCGGACTCGCAAGGCCACGTATACCGTATACGACGATGCCAAGGCTCAACGCGATTCAATCGATTCCACCGAATCACGGTACGTCCGAAACAACGAGAGATGATTGATACGAGCGTTAACGATTGCACGGTACCCTTGTGCCGCATTTTCATTCCTGATCCTGGTACTGTCGTGCACCGTACCCTTGTGCTCGTACTCGTCACTCACATATCGTGGTGTCCTTGTCTTGACAAATTGTTAGAAAAAAGAGGCGCTTGACTATTGACGACGACtccgtggacgaagacgccgAATCCCGGACGGCACTTTCTGTCGCGGCAGAGCCGGAAGACGTGTCCGATAACGACGATAACGACAACGTAGAGTCCTcctcggacgaagaagaagcggACGCGGGCCCTCCACAGGAATCCGGAACGACGAAATACTCGTCACGTTCCCGTGCTACTTCCTCGCAACCCCGCCAAATCCGAGCCCATCGGGCTGTCGCCAAACCTTCCACAAAGCGCCGTGGCGGTGCCGCGTCCATGGCAGCGATCACCACGACGAGTCGTCGAGCAGCACAGACGGTACTGCAAGGCTTGGCGGGAAAAGTCCTGGATCCTGTAGTCGAAACGCCCGAGACTTCCTTACTCGCGGCCTTGCTACAGCAAGCCCACGACAATCCCACGCACCGTCGTTCCGGGGGGAGCTCAACCCCGATAGAAACCAATTTGCAGCGCATCGCGCTCACGGTCCTACACGAACACGACACTCATCCCAATCGTGCGCAAATTTCTCTCCTCAATCTGCTCTTTCGATCCGTTGGTGGTGGGGTACACACGCTTTTGGATCCGGAGGAGGTTGATTTGGAAAGTCTCTCGGATGAAGCATGGGAAGACCTCGTTACCAAGGTATTGGTAGACATGCAACAAACACCCGCTGATCTCGTCTTGTTCTGTGCCGATCCCAACGGAACCGGCGGAAAAAAGGCTTCGGTCGGTGTTCGGGAATACCGCAAAGTCTATCGGGCCTTTTGGAACGTCCTCGGGGCGACTGCTCTGACCATGACGACTCGGACAAAGTCCCTTGCCACCGACGCTGCTCGTGACCACGACTCGgacacggacgaagaatccTTCGACGCCAGTGCCCGCTTTCAGGTGGAACTTGTTCGCGACATGGTCGCCCGCGTGGTCGAAATTGTCGGGGTTGGTCAACCCGACATTCGGGCCGCCGCCTCCGTCGCCATTTACAGTCTCTCGATCGCCATCTTGTCCCACACCGTCACACTCCGCACCAAACTCGAAGCCGCGCAAAGACAGCTCGCGACGGCCCAACgcagcaaacaaaaacgtAAGGCACACGCCCTGCAGGCGCAGATTACGATTTGGACCCGCACAACGGAAGATCTCGAAGATATCGTAAAGGAAACGACCATGGGGGTTTTTCTCAAACGGTATCGCGACTCCAATCCACACATCCGAGCCGAATCCTTACATGTATTGTCGAGATTTACCCTCACTCGGCCGGATATCTTCCACAAGGCTACCTTTCTTAAGTATCTGGGTTGGATGCTCAGCGATAAGGAAGCGGTCGTACGGGAACGCGCTTTGGATGGTTTGATGGAACCTTTGTTGGTCGCACCCACCACCAGCGGTAAACCGTTGTTTTCGAAAATTGACGTTAGCGACATGCGCTCGGTCGTGGACAAATTCGCCACGCGCTTGGCCGATTGCGTTTTGGACGTCGACACGAATGT
The Phaeodactylum tricornutum CCAP 1055/1 chromosome 7, whole genome shotgun sequence DNA segment above includes these coding regions:
- a CDS encoding predicted protein, with the protein product SKRTEKRRDMVDADEVFEIIRNIQDPEHPLTLEQLGVVSKRQIDVHDIMDDRLDQRIASYSTLDVRFTPTIPHCSMATHIGLCLRVKLDRSLPPRFKVKVRIEPGSHSSETAINKQLADKERVCAALENKHLLGIVNRCIIDGMTRNMT
- the CRTISO1 gene encoding carotenoid isomerase (groups with CRTISO in phylogenetic tree containing various PDS ZDS and CRTISO.; phytoene dehydrogenase-related protein), with protein sequence MANISKDRLTGRFLAFLLLVLANKETSSFCVQSGYRSRHYFSANFLSVQPSDVARGSSTAPAAAIADAPTGSIYREETVDVVVIGAGVGGLSCAALSSKYGMDTLCLEAHDTAGGCAHSFERYSAASKTTPFRFDSGPSLVSGLSEKGTNPLRQVLDAVGTAEEVQWKTYDGWLVHDTSDDKVFKVTTGDSGAFEDALEKKAGINAKREFIEFKRKVLEEGGLAEASAYIPPFALRGGITALASLANYMFKLLSIGSKGALLTGPFSKVMDLHGLKDPFVRKWFDYLAFALSGVDASHTQAAAVAYMMMDLHKKDAVLDYPMGGMDSLVQALVSGIKTNGGELRLNSRVERMILEDNNGRVECKGVVLTDGTVVNARKGVVSNAPIWNMARILEDSVPGEVNDARRSIVKAIQKQADDMSMTGSFMHLHLGIPKAGLPEHLECHHSVLNMQDDVTAEQNMVIISIPTVFDPSLAPEGYHVVHAYTAACDGFDQWTPYLDSGKETGKVVDGYNELKDEKADVLWRAVERVIPDVRLRAKQKGSIILVGTPLTHRRYNQRYRGTYGPAPGPGKDVWELAGATTKIKGLLACGDSTFPGIGLPGVAASGTIAANTMTTIANQRNLMKELKAKGALQ
- a CDS encoding predicted protein: MEHLRTARTKISPADGHAGTTGTGAHVFQGRGRFTGPDTIQVGETVLKFKKAVVATGGRPAIPGIPGLKESPHTTNEILFNLQVLPPRMVILGAGVVALEMAQCFATFGSKVTVLQRSEPLFASKQGDAEAAHILQQELEKSGVHFLTGSITRVETLRDKTDDPLELPLLKVTVNTDADPVDLECECLLVAAGRVANVEDVGLEEAGVEYELGKGIKVNDLTQSVSNPNVYAVGDCVAGVPQLTHMSGEMAKMVVQNSLFEDDWKLSSLVVPAVMYTEPEYATVGLYSEANADKQEIEVDTYRAGLEHNDRAILEGSNVGFCKIFCRKGTDEIVGATIVAERAGEMINEISLAIKNGLGLRAIGRNIHSYPTTGEAVMGCGIQYINSHWKTLD
- a CDS encoding myo-inositol 2-dehydrogenase (Probably catalyzing the reaction myoinositol+NAD=2,4,6/3,5-pentahydroxycyclohexanone+NADH+H), which produces MLSIRSFHCLQVNFYDSLEAATAENDLDGLVISTPTFTHESVIRHAGVHQTSVFTEKPVDETADKIEALFEYAHGAGIDLCCGFQRRFDPSYVAATAAVQEGQVGTPIMASLFFADHPSPPKDFLLNGGNIFMDLAAHDVDYITHTLQDEVVSVYASGTSSDKDLTAADVQDNATMMMNFQQGAVVTLFMSRSATYGYDQRCEIFGPRGLVSVGNIHANTAVISNANGIRHSRWQYSFPERFAAAFALEMDAWADVLEKGWTWPVTAAQCVRVQRIVDAARLSAAQGSVVTVEAYNESRLD